The Nitrospira sp. sequence GTGCCTCATCATACTATGCGAAACGCCTTGTTTAATTTGGGAAGCGTAAATTGGAGGCTAAATGAAGTCGTATTTGTTAACACCATAATCAACAAGAAATGGAATGCCCGTTCAAATTTCCCCTCCCTACGCTCAGAGCGAGCAAGTCACGCATCCTATGGCGAAAAATCGCCGTGAAGCATCCTACGAAACATTTTCTGGGCTTCTTCAGTGTCGCTGTTATAAAAGCGACGATAATCCGGAATCACTAGAAGTAAAGGAGTAAGAAGCATAATTGCCAGTCCAATCATAATCGTGCCGGTGGATGCCCCAATAACCTCGATTATTGGTCCAGCTGCTATGACTCCCAGTGGCGCTGCCAGACCGAACAAGAACTTCATTGCCGAATCAATCCTTGATCGATATTCATCACCGCTGGCAACTACCCTCTGAGCCCTCAAGGGAACATTCGCAAGTGAACTGGCTACTCCAAACATCATCATGAACAGGAATGATGTGATAAGGAAAGGCATCAAAGGTAAAATACAGAGACTGATGCCAGCCAAGAGCATTCCAAGTATAATTGTCCGGTGGCGTGCAAACAATGCAATAGATACACCAGTAATTAGAGCACCTATTCCGTTTCCGAGACCTTGGCCCGCATTTAATAGTCCAAGTTCCCAAGCATCCCCACGCAAGCTTTGAGAAACATATAATGGAATAGCGACAGCTAACGGAGCCACAAAAAAATTCATCAATAGACTAACTACAGAAACTCCAAGTAGCACTGGAACTTTCACGAGAATTCTAAAGCCGTCAAAATACGGTTTCACTTCCAGCAATTGGCGTATAGAATCCGTACGGCGTATGTTTTGAGGGAGAGCTGCTGTAGAAAGCAGCGCGGTTGCAAAGGCGCCGATCGCAAATGTTATTGCATCTATTCCGAAGGCCGTACTTACCCCAAAAACCGAAATGACGATCCCAGCTAAAGCTGCACCTATGACCATCCCAATTGAACTGAGAAACTCCGTAAATTGCATTGCAATGGACACGTCACCGTCTTTCAATACTAAAGACGGCAGAATGCTATATTCTGCTGAAGCATGTAATGCTGCCCCGATGGAACTGACGAAGCCAATCGCTGCTATCGCCACAATACTGAAATAATCCTCTACCGCGATACCTGCAATGAGTGCAGTCGAACAAAACCTGATTAGGTCACTCAAAAGAAGCAACTTTTTTCGAGAGTAGAGATCTGCAATCCTTCCGGAAACCGGAAGAAAGATGACTTTACCAAAAAGCGAAGGCGCAATCGCTAAAGACACCAGGCTTGCAGACTGAGTTTCATCGAGAACCCACCAAGCGATGGCGATATTCGTAAAGGGATCGCCGACCGTTGATATGAATTGACCAACGCGAAAGATCCAGAAGTCACGACCTATAGCCAAATGCTGTGTCAGGGGACCTCGTTGTTTCTGTA is a genomic window containing:
- a CDS encoding MFS transporter: MAIGRDFWIFRVGQFISTVGDPFTNIAIAWWVLDETQSASLVSLAIAPSLFGKVIFLPVSGRIADLYSRKKLLLLSDLIRFCSTALIAGIAVEDYFSIVAIAAIGFVSSIGAALHASAEYSILPSLVLKDGDVSIAMQFTEFLSSIGMVIGAALAGIVISVFGVSTAFGIDAITFAIGAFATALLSTAALPQNIRRTDSIRQLLEVKPYFDGFRILVKVPVLLGVSVVSLLMNFFVAPLAVAIPLYVSQSLRGDAWELGLLNAGQGLGNGIGALITGVSIALFARHRTIILGMLLAGISLCILPLMPFLITSFLFMMMFGVASSLANVPLRAQRVVASGDEYRSRIDSAMKFLFGLAAPLGVIAAGPIIEVIGASTGTIMIGLAIMLLTPLLLVIPDYRRFYNSDTEEAQKMFRRMLHGDFSP